The following are encoded in a window of Vigna unguiculata cultivar IT97K-499-35 chromosome 8, ASM411807v1, whole genome shotgun sequence genomic DNA:
- the LOC114194648 gene encoding RNA demethylase ALKBH9B-like has protein sequence MEKQHHQQRKPNNINASDTDPFLLNYTPSDLRTASEFLATWLPFLSQDLCARCTQSLSDRIQSIDPGEVPQNDSPNDQNDAEDNCDTHSLGSWKDGAEVNSCVETPSQRVCWADMAQEDDEFGEEENNNNVVNVVMGNSNDASGVGAAVAEKPTLPPERREYLRFTSVRRKKDFACFERVNGKLVNILGGLELHTGIFSAAEQRRIVNYVASLQDMGKRGELKERTFSAPQKWMRGKGRQTIQFGCCYNYAVDRDGNPPGILPHSMVDPLPDLFKVIIRRLIKWHVLPPTCVPDSCIVNIYEEGDCIPPHIDNHDFVRPFCTVSFLSECNIVFGANLKIVGPGEFDGSIAIPLPVGSVLVLNGNGADVAKHCVPAVPAKRISITFRRMDESKRPFGYVPEPDLQGIQPLTYKAEDEKKSGGHRSSHHVRRQRDRRGGRNDAMGFASRNDRFSERDSNHNTPRSGNRWSRNLDG, from the exons ATGGAGAAACAGCACCACCAACAACGTAAACCCAACAACATCAACGCTTCCGACACCGACCCTTTCCTCTTAAACTACACACCTTCGGATCTCCGAACCGCTTCGGAGTTTCTCGCCACGTGGCTCCCCTTCCTCTCCCAAGATCTCTGCGCGCGCTGCACTCAATCTCTCTCCGATCGTATTCAATCCATCGACCCAG GTGAAGTGCCCCAAAACGACAGCCCCAATGACCAAAACGACGCTGAAGATAACTGCGACACGCACTCGCTGGGGAGTTGGAAAGATGGGGCGGAGGTGAATTCCTGTGTGGAGACTCCTAGCCAGAGAGTTTGTTGGGCTGACATGGCCCAAGAGGATGATGAGTTTGGCgaagaagaaaacaacaacaatgtGGTTAATGTTGTTATGGGTAATTCGAATGATGCTTCTGGTGTGGGTGCGGCTGTGGCTGAGAAGCCTACTTTGCCTCCGGAGCGGAGGGAGTACCTTAGGTTCACGAGTGTGAGGCGCAAGAAAGACTTTGCCTGCTTTGAGAGGGTTAATGGGAAGCTTGTCAACATTCTTGGAGGGCTTGAACTCCACACTGGGATTTTCAGTGCTGCTGAACAGAGAAGAATTGTCAATTATGTTGCTTCATTACAGGACATGGGGAAAAGAGGAGAATTGAAAG AGCGAACATTTTCTGCTCCCCAAAAGTGGATGAGGGGCAAGGGACGACAAACTATCCAATTTGGGTGCTGTTACAATTATGCAGTG GATAGAGATGGTAACCCACCTGGTATTCTTCCACATTCAATGGTTGATCCTTTACCTGATCTTTTCAAAGTCATCATCCGACGACTGATCAAGTGGCATGTACTACCTCCTACTTGTGTGCCAGACAGTTGCattgttaatatatatgaaGAAGGGGACTGTATACCTCCACACATAGATAACCATGACTTTGTTCGACCATTTTGCACTGTCTCATTTCTTAGCGAGTGCAATATAGTTTTTGGAGCAAACTTAAAGATTGTAGGCCCCGGTGAATTTGATGGTTCGATTGCTATTCCATTACCTGTGGG ATCTGTACTTGTCTTGAATGGAAATGGAGCTGATGTAGCTAAGCACTGTGTGCCAGCAGTTCCTGCAAAAAG GATATCAATCACATTTAGAAGAATGGACGAGTCAAAGAGGCCTTTTGGGTATGTTCCTGAACCTGATCTTCAGGGAATCCAACCATTGACCTATAAAGCTGAGGACGAAAAGAAATCAGGTGGACACAGATCTAGTCATCATGTGAGAAGACAAAGAGACCGGAGAGGTGGCAGGAATGATGCAATGGGATTTGCATCTAGAAATGATAGGTTCTCAGAGCGTGATTCGAATCATAATACACCCAGATCTGGAAATAGGTGGAGTAGAAATCTTGATGGTTGA